The Streptococcus sp. 29896 genome includes a region encoding these proteins:
- a CDS encoding HTH domain-containing protein — protein sequence MSLELNKKALLYYLSSHAGVSYENLEERLNLSKHSVKLLIEGLLYSYDHIFSIQEQGGKLSLHIFDDTAFKTLVIEDLLLSTDLNSFHKRQAIFFKMLLETDDYLSADSIAEALGISRRSLSRDINRMKEVLQTYCLQLESKSGVGIKIVGEELHKRLLYLYEIMDYLEPETGLPQELLDTYMDFMESQHFPIDVERTFLATLNITVLRREHALKDNVLTWFTSQDKLDLPSIFYEILAYFLGREVTAAERAFLTFPMQIGLLASEIGRPDILTMAEDVLSLTVQEFGISLDIEESALILQRHLVYMLNRSVMKWQFTEISLREQLIQSSFSKVVSQFFVDRIVERTGLNISDKEVVLLAAWMELLLARKSKPLIAKVAVITQSGQSFSYLVDHQIRQIFNSDIQLDFLDFVNHPPYEELNRTYDLIFTDNLLYSQELFQPFLSLSLVTKENQAEREALERTVLGRKIQMYCQVETVRFDETKSYEANLRILLDQLVEKGLIPQEVVEKLKQKEQAHPAISDNGYAFPHLTDVSLEQICIVVLEQDQLQLESRIGTPIRDFILLFVPSELDDFNQDLLFNIFDNTFRMKETLRIKQRLGLENCGKK from the coding sequence ATGAGTTTAGAGCTAAACAAGAAAGCCTTATTGTACTATTTATCATCTCATGCTGGTGTCAGCTACGAGAACTTGGAAGAGAGATTGAACCTTTCCAAGCATTCTGTAAAGCTGTTGATTGAGGGGCTTTTGTATAGCTATGACCATATCTTTTCCATTCAGGAACAAGGTGGAAAATTAAGTCTGCATATCTTTGATGATACCGCTTTTAAGACCTTGGTAATTGAGGATTTGTTGTTGTCAACGGACTTGAACTCTTTCCACAAAAGGCAGGCCATTTTTTTCAAAATGCTTCTGGAGACAGATGACTATCTTTCAGCTGATAGTATCGCAGAAGCACTGGGCATTAGTCGGCGTAGCCTCAGTCGAGATATCAATCGGATGAAAGAGGTGCTTCAAACCTACTGCTTGCAGTTAGAATCTAAATCAGGTGTCGGCATTAAGATTGTAGGAGAGGAACTGCATAAGCGACTTCTTTACCTGTATGAAATCATGGACTATCTAGAGCCTGAGACTGGGTTGCCACAGGAGCTTCTAGATACTTATATGGATTTTATGGAAAGCCAACACTTTCCGATTGATGTAGAGCGAACCTTTCTAGCTACACTTAACATTACTGTGTTGAGGAGAGAACATGCTTTAAAAGACAATGTCTTGACTTGGTTTACTAGCCAGGATAAGTTGGACTTGCCATCGATTTTTTACGAGATATTAGCCTATTTTCTAGGTAGAGAGGTGACAGCTGCTGAAAGAGCCTTTTTGACTTTTCCAATGCAAATTGGGTTGCTGGCATCGGAGATCGGTCGGCCTGATATTTTGACCATGGCAGAGGATGTTTTATCGCTCACAGTTCAAGAATTTGGAATTAGTCTTGATATCGAAGAGAGTGCTCTTATCTTGCAACGTCACCTGGTTTACATGCTCAATCGTAGCGTTATGAAGTGGCAGTTCACAGAAATTAGTTTGAGAGAACAGCTGATTCAGAGTTCGTTCTCTAAGGTGGTTTCACAGTTTTTTGTAGATCGTATAGTGGAACGGACTGGTTTGAACATTTCTGACAAGGAAGTTGTTCTGTTGGCAGCTTGGATGGAATTGTTACTGGCTCGAAAGAGTAAGCCGTTGATTGCTAAAGTAGCGGTGATTACACAGTCAGGTCAGTCATTCAGCTATCTTGTTGACCACCAAATTCGTCAAATTTTTAACAGTGACATTCAGTTGGACTTTCTAGATTTTGTGAACCATCCGCCTTATGAAGAGTTGAATCGTACCTATGATTTGATTTTTACAGACAATCTTTTGTACAGTCAAGAATTATTTCAGCCCTTTTTATCATTGTCTTTGGTTACCAAGGAAAATCAAGCAGAGCGAGAGGCCTTGGAACGGACGGTATTAGGACGAAAAATACAAATGTATTGCCAAGTTGAAACCGTTCGATTTGATGAAACCAAAAGCTATGAAGCGAATCTAAGGATTCTACTAGATCAGCTAGTGGAGAAGGGGCTGATCCCACAGGAGGTCGTTGAAAAGTTAAAACAAAAAGAACAGGCTCATCCAGCTATTTCAGATAATGGCTATGCTTTTCCGCATTTGACGGATGTTAGTTTGGAACAAATCTGCATCGTTGTGTTGGAACAAGACCAGCTGCAGTTAGAAAGTCGTATAGGCACTCCTATTCGTGATTTTATCTTGCTATTTGTTCCTTCTGAACTGGATGACTTCAATCAAGATCTACTGTTTAATATATTTGATAATACTTTCCGAATGAAAGAAACCTTGCGTATCAAACAACGTTTGGGACTAGAAAACTGTGGTAAAAAATAG
- a CDS encoding SDR family oxidoreductase: MTDWLGIKDKVYVVTGGSSGIGLAIVEGLLEQGALVANLDIRNSDLSHENLLFVETNVANHQAVKEAVSKVVEHFGTIDGLVNNAGINIPSLLMDIKTEAGPYELDEDKFDRMVGINFKGLFFVSQEVARVLATKQAGVIVNMASEAGLEGSEGQSIYAATKGAVYSLTRSWAKELAKHGIRVVGIAPGIMEATGLRTIAYEEALAYTRGKTVEELRAGYGNTSTIPLGRSGRLSEVADLVCYYLSDRSSYITGVTTNVSGGKTRG, from the coding sequence ATGACAGATTGGTTAGGAATCAAAGATAAGGTCTATGTTGTCACAGGAGGAAGTTCAGGGATTGGTCTAGCAATTGTAGAGGGCTTGCTTGAACAAGGAGCCTTGGTTGCGAATTTGGATATTCGAAATTCAGACCTGTCTCATGAAAACTTGTTGTTTGTAGAAACAAATGTGGCTAATCATCAAGCTGTAAAAGAGGCTGTATCCAAGGTAGTAGAACACTTTGGAACCATCGATGGTCTAGTGAATAACGCGGGGATAAATATTCCGAGCTTGTTGATGGATATCAAGACGGAAGCAGGCCCATATGAACTAGATGAAGACAAATTCGATCGAATGGTTGGAATCAATTTCAAAGGACTATTTTTTGTTAGTCAAGAAGTAGCACGGGTATTGGCAACTAAACAAGCTGGTGTTATTGTCAATATGGCATCAGAAGCAGGATTAGAGGGTAGTGAGGGACAGAGTATCTATGCAGCAACTAAAGGTGCCGTATACTCGCTGACTCGGTCATGGGCTAAGGAATTGGCCAAACATGGAATTCGTGTAGTGGGGATTGCCCCAGGGATTATGGAGGCGACAGGTCTTCGCACGATAGCTTATGAAGAAGCGTTAGCTTATACGCGCGGAAAAACAGTTGAAGAACTACGGGCAGGCTATGGAAATACAAGTACGATCCCGCTTGGAAGAAGTGGGCGACTGAGCGAGGTGGCAGACTTGGTTTGCTACTATCTTTCAGATAGATCAAGTTACATTACTGGTGTAACGACAAACGTGTCCGGAGGAAAAACCAGAGGTTAG
- a CDS encoding transcriptional regulator GutM: protein MDSVYIFGAVVIAAYVLQIYLGLKQLKHFNAAYSELRQKGRVAIGRRSGKIKAGTIVMFAVDRNGKVVDAKRMQGVTVAARFKSMPSYVGQDIHYLDTYNPLVRKENKLLQIAIEDARELFLRIEAGNYEDVPKLAPVLSVGNQLKLLSTRLKLQFKK, encoded by the coding sequence ATGGATTCAGTTTATATTTTTGGAGCTGTTGTGATTGCTGCCTACGTTTTGCAAATCTACTTAGGTCTCAAACAGTTGAAGCATTTTAATGCCGCCTATTCTGAGTTGCGTCAGAAAGGCCGAGTAGCGATTGGGCGCCGATCAGGGAAGATTAAAGCTGGGACAATTGTAATGTTTGCCGTCGATAGAAACGGCAAGGTAGTCGATGCCAAGCGGATGCAGGGTGTGACAGTCGCAGCGCGCTTTAAGTCAATGCCATCCTATGTCGGTCAAGATATCCATTACCTAGATACTTACAACCCACTGGTTAGAAAGGAGAATAAGCTGTTACAAATTGCAATCGAAGATGCGAGGGAGCTATTCCTTAGAATTGAAGCAGGAAACTATGAGGATGTTCCGAAACTTGCACCAGTGTTAAGTGTGGGCAACCAATTGAAACTCTTGTCCACAAGGTTAAAATTACAATTTAAAAAATAG
- a CDS encoding PTS glucitol/sorbitol transporter subunit IIC: MDYIVQFAEGFMNLFKLGGETFISWMTGIVPVVLMLLVAMNTLIALLGEEKVNKLAQASAKNPVSRYMILPFVSAFILGNPMSISMGRFLPEYYKPGFVAAQMQFCHTSNGVFPHINPGELFVWMGIASGIQTLGLNTMDLAIRYLLVGLVMNFVGGWVTDFMTAYVSKQQGITLSKTL; the protein is encoded by the coding sequence ATGGACTATATTGTGCAATTTGCCGAAGGATTTATGAATCTTTTTAAGCTGGGTGGAGAGACCTTTATCAGCTGGATGACAGGGATTGTACCTGTTGTTCTCATGCTCTTGGTGGCAATGAATACCTTGATTGCTCTTTTAGGAGAGGAGAAGGTGAACAAGTTAGCTCAAGCCTCTGCTAAAAATCCAGTTAGTCGTTATATGATTTTGCCATTTGTCTCTGCATTTATCTTAGGAAACCCCATGTCTATCAGTATGGGGCGCTTCTTACCTGAGTATTACAAGCCAGGATTTGTTGCAGCACAGATGCAATTCTGCCACACTTCAAATGGTGTTTTTCCTCACATTAACCCAGGTGAACTATTTGTATGGATGGGGATTGCTTCTGGGATTCAAACCTTGGGGCTCAATACAATGGATTTAGCCATTCGCTACCTGTTGGTTGGTTTGGTGATGAACTTCGTAGGTGGCTGGGTGACAGACTTTATGACGGCTTATGTATCAAAACAACAAGGCATTACGCTTAGCAAGACACTTTGA